In Dasypus novemcinctus isolate mDasNov1 chromosome 10, mDasNov1.1.hap2, whole genome shotgun sequence, one DNA window encodes the following:
- the KCNE3 gene encoding potassium voltage-gated channel subfamily E member 3: METTDGPETWYESLHAVLKALNATLHSNLLCQPGPGPGLDNQTKEQRASLPSRDDNSYMYILFVMFLFATTVGSLILGYTRSRQVDKRSDPYHVYIKNRVSMI; the protein is encoded by the coding sequence ATGGAGACCACAGATGGGCCGGAGACGTGGTATGAGAGCCTGCACGCGGTGCTGAAGGCTCTGAACGCCACTCTCCACAGCAACTTGCTCTGCCAGCCAGGGCCGGGGCCAGGGCTAGACAATCAGACCAAGGAACAGCGGGCCAGCCTGCCTAGCCGCGACGACAATTCCTACATGTACATCCTCTTCGTCATGTTCCTGTTTGCCACCACTGTGGGCAGCCTCATCCTGGGATACACCCGCTCCCGCCAAGTGGACAAGCGCAGCGACCCCTATCACGTGTACATCAAGAACCGGGTGTCGATGATCTGA